In Methanofervidicoccus sp. A16, the sequence GCTATAGAGGAGGTATTTAAAATATTATTATCTTAAACCCTAGTTCCCACCAAGAGGATAGTTTAAAGAATAATAAAAATAATTATAAAAATAATAAAAAAATAAAAAAAGAAAATATTTAAAAAACAGAAAACCTCTATCACCCCAGATACAAAAAATTTTAAAAATAATATTGAAGGAGAATGGTCCTCTGAATGCTCTCTAATACAGGAATTCAGAATAGAATTTTTTATCTTACCTAAGTGATTAGAAAGATCCTAAGGGCATTTAATAGTTTTTATATTGATTATTTTCATTGTTCTTTTAATCATGATTTTTATTATTATAACAATTATCATTTTCATCGTTCTTTTAACCGCTATTTGGTGGGAGCTAAGGTTTTAATTATTTTTTCTCATCTAAATATTTAATAATGATTATAAAAAATAAATACTAAAAATTAAAATAAAATCTTTAAAAAACTTTTATTGTCTTTAAATTAAAAATAAAATAATAATGAATTAAAAATAGCTGTAAAAAGTATAGTATAAAAATTTAATAAATAAAAATTGGAAATTAATAGAAATCTTGCTCGTTTTTCCCAGTTCCAGTACAGGGTGTAGTCGAAAAAAATAAAGGCTATTTTTATTCTTCCTGTTATTTTCTTTATTTAATAATTATTTTTTAATTTAAAAAATTTTGTTTATTACCATAATTTATATATTTTTAATTTTTTATTTTTTATATCTTCTAAAATTAGTTATTTTTATTAGTCCTATCTAAATTGTAGTGAGTGGAATTATGGAAAAGATATACAAATTAGATGACTGGAGAGCCTTAAAGGTAAAACATACTGTAGAGATAGGAGATGAATCTGAAGAGACTAAAACACTACTGATAGAGTTTAAAAAACGTAGGAAGGTACTATCCACCTGGGAGGGATTTAAAGTTGTGAAGTACGTTGCAAATACCTCTATACCAGTTCCATTCTGGGATAAGGTACATAACTATAGAGGATACAGAGAGATGGTTCTAAGGAAGATAGGGGTTAGGGAGGAGGATATAGCACTACTATCCACAGGTGCAGATATGGACAACCTTGCCATAGCGAAGGAGGAGTTTGATGAATTTTATGTAGTGGCCTTTACAACTGCTGGGGCGAAGTACAACGCTGTAAGGTTGGGGGATGAGGAGAGTGATTATATAGAGAAGGACTTTAAAACATATAGGATAGTAGATGGGAAGATCTCTGGGGGTAAGAAAGTAGGTACAGTAAATATTATACTTATAACAAATGCCAACTTGACAGATGGGGCTATGGCTAGAAGTATAATAACAGTTACAGAGGCTAAGACAAATGCATTCCAGGAGTTGGATATAAGGAGTACAAAACATCCTGAATTACAGGCAACAGGTACTGGTACTGATAACGTAATAGTAGTTAAGGGGTATGGAAGAGGGGTGCAATATACAGGGGGACATACTAAGATAGGGGAGATGATGGCCAAGGTTGTTAAGAGGAGTGTAAGGGAGGCTCTGATAAAACAGGATAAGTTGGATGTATAGGTGGGAAAATTTTATTATAATATCTAAAAAAATAAA encodes:
- a CDS encoding adenosylcobinamide amidohydrolase, yielding MEKIYKLDDWRALKVKHTVEIGDESEETKTLLIEFKKRRKVLSTWEGFKVVKYVANTSIPVPFWDKVHNYRGYREMVLRKIGVREEDIALLSTGADMDNLAIAKEEFDEFYVVAFTTAGAKYNAVRLGDEESDYIEKDFKTYRIVDGKISGGKKVGTVNIILITNANLTDGAMARSIITVTEAKTNAFQELDIRSTKHPELQATGTGTDNVIVVKGYGRGVQYTGGHTKIGEMMAKVVKRSVREALIKQDKLDV